From one Papio anubis isolate 15944 unplaced genomic scaffold, Panubis1.0 scaffold733, whole genome shotgun sequence genomic stretch:
- the LOC101022261 gene encoding guanylate-binding protein 6 yields the protein MSTINHQALEQLHYVTELTELIKAKSYPRPDGVEDSTEFVSFFPDFIWTVRDFTLELKLNGDPITEDEYLENALKLIQGKNPKVQASNLPRECIRHFFPKRKCFVFDRPTHDKNLLANIEKVSEKQLDPKFQEQTNIFRSYIFTHARTKTLREGITVTGNRLGTLAVTYVDAINSGAVPCLENAVITLAQRENSAAMQRAADYYSQQMAQRVKLPTDTLQELLDVHAACEREAIAVFMEHSFKDENQEFQKKLVEITMNKKGDFLLQNEESSVQYCQAKLNELSKGLMESISAGSFSVPGGHKLYMETKKKIEQDYWQVPRKGVKAKEVFQRFLESQVVIEKSILQSDKALTDREKAVAVDRAKKEAAEKEQELLKQKLQEQQQQMEAQEKSLKENIAQLKEKLQTEREQLLREQNMMLEHKLKVQKDLLDEGFKKKCEEMNAEINQLKHMIDTTKNDDTSWIAHTLDKLVNELPSILSGPAKLIGQVVKGVSSLFK from the exons ATGAGCACCATCAACCACCAGGCCCTGGAGCAGCTGCA TTATGTGACGGAGCTCACAGAACTCATTAAGGCAAAGTCCTACCCAAGGCCTGATGGAGTAGAAGATTCCACAGAGTTCGTGAGTTTCTTTCCAGACTTTATTTGGACTGTACGGGATTTCACTCTGGAGCTGAAGTTGAATGGTGACCCTATCACAGAAGATGAGTACCTGGAGAATGCCTTGAAGCTGATTCAAG GCAAGAATCCCAAAGTTCAAGCATCCAATTTGCCCAGGGAGTGCATCAGGCATTTCTTTCCAAAACGGAAGTGTTTTGTCTTTGACCGGCCAACACATGACAAAAACCTTCTAGCCAATATCGAGAAGGTGTCAGAAAAGCAACTGGATCCCAAATTCCaggaacaaacaaacattttccGTTCTTACATCTTCACACATGCAAGAACCAAGACCCTCAGGGAGGGAATCACAGTCACTGGGAATC GTCTAGGAACTCTGGCAGTGACTTACGTAGATGCCATCAACAGTGGAGCGGTGCCTTGTCTGGAGAATGCAGTGATAACTCTGGCCCAGCGTGAGAACTCAGCTGCCATGCAGAGGGCAGCTGACTACTATAGCCAGCAGATGGCCCAGCGAGTGAAGCTCCCCACAGACACGCTCCAGGAGCTGCTGGACGTGCATGCAGCCTGTGAGAGGGAAGCCATTGCAGTCTTCATGGAGCACTCCTTCAAGGATGAAAACCAGGAATTCCAGAAGAAGCTCGTG GAAATCACAATGAATAAGAAGGGGGATTTCTTGCTGCAGAATGAAGAGTCCTCTGTTCAATACTGCCAGGCTAAACTCAATGAGCTCTCAAAGGGCCTAATGGAAAGCATCTCAGCAGGAAGTTTCTCTGTTCCTGGAGGGCACAAGCTCTacatggaaacaaagaaaaagattgaaCAGGACTATTGGCAAGTCCCCAGGAAAGGAGTAAAG GCAAAAGAGGTCTTCCAGAGGTTCCTGGAGTCACAGGTGGTGATAGAGAAATCCATCTTGCAGTCGGATAAAGCCCTCACTGATAGAGAGAAGGCAGTAGCAG TGGATCGGGCCAAGAAGGAGGCAGCTGAGAAGGAACAGgaacttttaaaacagaaattacagGAGCAGCAGCAACAGATGGAGGCTCAAGAGAAGAGTCTCAAGGAAAACATAGCCCAGCTGAAGGAGAAGCTGCAGACGGAGAGAGAACAGCTATTGAGAGAGCAGAATATGATGCTGGAGCACAAGCTGAAG GTCCAGAAAGATTTGCTTGATGAAGGATTTAAGAAGAAATGTGAGGAGATGAATGCAGAGATAAATCAACTAAAACATATGATTGATACTACAAAAAATGATGATACTTCCTGGATTGCGCATACCTTGGACAAACTTGTCAATGAGCTACCTTCAATATTGTCTGGTCCTGCTAAATTAATTGGTCAGGTTGTCAAAGGTGTGAGTTCGCTCTTTAAATAG